In the genome of Candidatus Cloacimonadaceae bacterium, the window CCCTCAGCTTGGGAAGCTAATGCTCTACCAACTGAGCTATGCCCGCTCGCAAGGGTCTAATCGATTTATCTGGCTTTGATTGTCAAGGTATTTCCGTTTGCGTCTTGCTTGGGGGGCAAATACTTTTTTATTCCACAGCCGAATCGGAGCTCGGCTTCCCAATCCAAACAGCATGGTAGTGCCTTGAATCTTATGTCCTATTCCCATTCTATCGTTGCCGGTGGTTTGGAACTGATATCATAGACGACGCGGTTGATTCCGTTCACTTCGTTGATGATGCGGTTTGAAACGCGTTTGAGGAAATTGAAGGGGAGTTCTGTCCAGTCCGCGGTCATGCCATCGACGCTATTGACGGCACGGAGGGCGCAGACGTAGTCGTAGGTGCGTTCGTCGCCCATCACACCGACGCTTTGGATGGGGAGGAGGACCGCGAACGCTTGCCAGGTTTTGTCATAGAGATCCCATTTACGGAGTTCCTCGATGAATACTTCGTCGATTGCTTGAAGGAGCTGCACTTTGTCTCTATCCACATCGCTGATGATGCGCACAGCCAATCCCGGTCCCGGAAAAGGATGCCTGCCGATCAATTCTTCCGGCAAGCCAAGTTCGCGTCCCACGGATCGAACTTCGTCTTTAAATATCTCTCTGAAGGGTTCGATAAGTTTCAGTTTCATAGTCTCCGGCAAGCCTCCGACGTTGTGGTGGGATTTGATCGTTACCGAGGGTCCTTTGAAAGAAACGCTTTCGATCACATCCGAATAGAGAGTGCCCTGAGCGAGAAATTCAACGTTGTCAAAGCGTTTTGCTTCGCTATCAAAGACATCGATAAAGGTTTTGCCGATGATCTTGCGCTTTTCTTCCGGAGAAGTAATTCCGGCAAGGCGATCGAGGAATAAATCCGCAGCATCGATAAAATCGATGTTTATGCCTGAATAGGAGGCAAAAAACTGTTTAACCCGCTCCGCCTCGCGATGACGCATACAACCGTTATCAACAAAGATGGGTATAAGCTGGTCTCCGATTGCGCGGTGCAAAAGCGCAGCTGCGACCGAAGAATCGACTCCTCCGCTGAGACCGAGGATGACGCGT includes:
- the guaA gene encoding glutamine-hydrolyzing GMP synthase, translated to MTHESVLILDFGSQYTQLIGRAIRSLNVYCEIHPFNMSSDAIKSLNPKAVILSGSPFSINQEGAPHPDSAIWELGIPILGICYGMQIVNNRFGGKIKRLSKQEYGYAELNIIEQHGLFDGLDPKQQVWMSHGDSIIDLPKVFHSIANTTNTDFAAITHKALPIFALQFHPEVMHTVNGIQILRNFILKIAGLNADWTPGSFINESIAAIREKVGDKRVILGLSGGVDSSVAAALLHRAIGDQLIPIFVDNGCMRHREAERVKQFFASYSGINIDFIDAADLFLDRLAGITSPEEKRKIIGKTFIDVFDSEAKRFDNVEFLAQGTLYSDVIESVSFKGPSVTIKSHHNVGGLPETMKLKLIEPFREIFKDEVRSVGRELGLPEELIGRHPFPGPGLAVRIISDVDRDKVQLLQAIDEVFIEELRKWDLYDKTWQAFAVLLPIQSVGVMGDERTYDYVCALRAVNSVDGMTADWTELPFNFLKRVSNRIINEVNGINRVVYDISSKPPATIEWE